ATAGGAGAAATCAAGTTTAACTTCATTTCTAATCTGTTCAGGAGGTACAAACCAGTCAATTCATCTTCACAATATaggatatttttcctttacaaactGTAAGAGCTCTTCAAGTAAAACCACAACAAACTTGGTGTCTGTgacttttttcttgtttttgatCATTGCTGGCCattacagtttgtttttcccctgaggaaaaaaaaaatagcgCACTAACTATTACGGACATTCAACTTGATCTTAAATTTGGATATTAATGTACTGTAAATAGGTACTCTGCATTGTAGTCTACATTTGTTTAATACTTTCTGTAATATTTAAGAGTTGCTTAAAGGTATACAGAATGTACAGTTACTTAAAGCTaacatttttcctctctaatCAAAGGGGGTTTTAAGTTCTTCCTTTATGGCTAGAACAGTAATAAATGATGCTCCTGTATCTGTAACATAAGTACTGCTGTCTGTCAATAATGAACTTTGcaactttgttttccaaagtacattttattttgacctGTCCAGTATATTGCACTAATTCTtagttattttcattatatgAAATCTACCGAGTGTGTCAGAAGAGATGAATTAGTCTATTTAAATGTTGAACTGATAGCAGAAACTTACTCGTGcagatttttaatttgcagtaaTCTGGGTTTAGCAAGGCAAATGACAGTTCACCAGTGTTTAGTTTTATATTGAGGTGCTCAGGTTTGAAtaaagtggtaaaaaaaaaaaaaagtttgtggTTACTGTTTCTTATTGTGTCtgtcagaaatgtttatttcGTTTGAACAGTTTGAGCGTACCTGTCCGATTTGCTATATGGGTCAGCACTTAAGGTGACTGCAAGTAACTTCATGACCTGGCTAAATATAAGCTtgtgctgtgtgttctgtgGAACTCCATTTGTCACATGATACCTTCTAAATGTTGAGTTAGTTGGGTAACTTATCACATCCGTTTAGAAGTACAATCAAAATAGTAATGTTATCTCTTGAACCTGCATCTAATGCAGCCTTTACCAATTGTTCACTGATGTAGCTTGCTGCATTGTCATAGAGTGCCTTAGAAGTGACCCCACCTTTTCCTGCAATTTGTGATTCACAACTGAACTGGTATGTTTTTGTGTCCTCTGACTGTTCCAGTTCTTCTGAGCTGACTTGTGTGCTAGAAACAGATTGTTTTATCCCCCTTTTCTCCAGACCTATCTCATCGTTACTGAAAAGTGTCGGTTCTGAATCAGCTTGATCTTTGTGGTCATCAGTTTCCTTAAGAACAACTTCATTTTCACTCTGCAAATAGCTCATCCTAGAACATTTTGGCTGTCCATGTGTAAGGACACCTTTTGAGTCAGGGAGAAAAATCTCCGTGCTGGAGTCCAGCATCTCTGTTTCAACTTGCTGATAATTCATAGTCTTTGGGTCACTTAGCTCTTCCTGAGTGTGAGATATCAAATGCTGGCAGTTATACAGAGAAGCCTCATTTTGTTGAATACATTCATGCATTCTCAGATACTGAGTGAATGTTGTTAGTGTTAATGCACATACTTCATTGTAATCCAAAACCTCCCAAAGCCCATTAGAAGCCAAAATAAGAAATTGACAAGAATCATCTATTGGGACAGAGATGCTATGAGGTACGGGTATAACAGATCTTTTTAGTACGGGATCTCCATGATATCCAAGACCTCTTGTGGTTCCAAGGTGACCCTCTACTAATCCATCTGGTTCATTAGTGCTGATGTTTCCACCATTCTGAAGTATGCGTTTTTTCTCCCTTACATTAGAAGTGCTGTGCTCCTCTGAGAGGCGATAACTCTTGCCATTTTTACATAAAACTGCATGTGTGTTAcctaaaagtaaaataaatattttgaactatagcaaactgatttttcttcttacactGCAGTAATATCAGCgattaggaaggaaaaaaataaaaataaaaaaaaaatcatagttcAATTTTTACTATTGCAGGCAGTGATATGACTGTAAATTAATCCAGCTCCATTTTACAGTAAGATTTtgtggatatttttttccccctcccattACTCAGAAGACTGTTCTAGaatcttgttggttttttttctgactgcagCTAAACTTTTGTGAGGAAACTGACATTTCAAATTGACCTAATATTCAGTCTGATAGAAATGTTGCAGTTGAAGCTCCTACTTGAGTACATAAGGATGGCGTCAAGTACTCTACTTCTCATGTACTTTCCTAGGAGAGAGCGTGCTCTCAAAACATTGTGGCTGAATTAACCCAGCAGAAAGCAAGTTCAAACTTTTTAAAGCACTCTAAAATATCAAgtagctgaaaaataatttggacATTATTTTGGATTTACAGTTCAGTAGCATGATGCCCTAAGTCTattctttgggtaaggaactcAAGGGAGCAGGATTTTTTGCAGTCACTAGGCTACTTTCTTTACTTTAGTAGAAAtagttgctttctttcatttaaatgtattaaaatccAGAGGGTGAGAGtggaaaaagtattaaaaatcGCAACACTCCAGGTGATCAGCCTTGTCAGATTTGAATGGAGGGTATAAAGGAAAGCATCTCTGAAATGAGGTATGCAGTGTTTGAGATCACCTGCGGTTACACTGAGAGGAGGAATTTTTTTGTTGAGGAGAGTCTTTGTCTGATCTTTTGACGTAAGGACAAAAAGTGATGTGCTAAAAACAAATTGAGTGGGATTGTAACTTTCCAGATACTAAGTTGGCCATGGTGTGATCTtatgcattttgcattttctgacTAGAGGAGGGCATGAAAGCACGAATACAGTGAAAACAGTTGTGGTTATTGAATCTGAAAACATTGACCTTTATGTGTATTGCTTCTATATACCATTGTACGTGTGACTGTATCTCTTTCAAGAATAACGTGACCTGGTGCTAAACTAACAGTTTTGATACCAGTTATAGTTAAGTGGTGGctggaaaaatgctttgttgAAGATAAAGCATGGATGTAGTTACAAGTGTTGGGAGAATAGTCAGGAAAGTTGGGTAGAGCACAGTAACGTCTTCCAGTGTCATTACGTGTTCAGGTTGGCTTAAAATCCTCAGATCCGCAAGGAATTGCATATTATTACTATAATCACTTTTTAATCTTGGATGAATTGGATACCAATGTGGTATTTAATATTTCTGCCtcttaaagaaatgaagtaTCTTAGAAGACCAtccctttccttcttatttCTGACCTTGATTAATTGCGATCaaatttcagaggaagaaatatgaagaaGTCATAGaaactttctgaaaatacttATCGAGGAGGAGAAAGTACCCCTGTTGATAGAAAATTACTGTTAATGTGCTTCCTGATAATGGTCCTTGAGAACGAGATGAGAGTATTAGTGCTGGGGGTCTAAATCAAGCAGAGACTGGAATATACTTGAGACTGTAGACAGCACTTCATTTGAAACTATTCATCAAgcagctttctttaaaaaaaataaaaatatatttgctcgTGTATTTCTCTGTGGCAAAGCATCTTCTGCCACATGTATACAAGAACTTAACTGATAGCAACAGTCTCCATGTTGGTAGATGTAGTGACTAGTATTGTAAAGGACTGCATAAACTTTagtgtgctgcctgcagcaaggcagGGAGGAGAGGCATTAGGAATATAACAATATTTCTTATTgtaattattaattttctaCATAATAAAAAGGTGACCTCTGAATGGAAGAGGGACTGAATAGGTTTGACAACAGTAGATCACtgatttctgtttatcttttaaTCAGGTAATCCCTATGGATCGTATTTCCCAGTGGCATATGAAATGGCactcagtgaaacaaaaatggctaagagaagaaaataaatgtgtttctttgaCACTAGGGATTTATCAGATCTAGAATGTTATGTTTGTGTTCTAAAATAATTGATACCTTAAGCTTCcaattgattttaaatgaatagtTACTACTTTTACACAGGTCACTTGCATATGAACAGAATGTTGTCCAGCTGTCTCATGTTAGTAATCTGACTGTCTTAGTTCAAGTACCATATCGAGGGTTCTCATCCAATTTTCCTTGATGCTGTTGTCAATTACAGTTTCCTTCACATTGACAAGTTAAAGCAATAACGGCTTTTTATCTCCAAATATTTACTGCCAGCAAACTCGTaaattaacttatttttcttactgggtagaaaggaaaaaatgcagtgtgaaaCATACGTACCTATGTTAGCAATAtgcaggagcccagcagcatCTTCAGTTGTGCTAGTTAATGAACTTTGCATGCTGCTTTctaagttttttctttcttcgGTGTCATCCGTATTTTCAGTGGGGAGTCTTTCCATCAGACACGTTACAGCCGAACAGCCACTCCATCGAACTCTAGAAACCTCATTCCTTCCTAGCTGTAAAAGTCTGTCCATTCTCCAGAAGGCCTTGGCATATGCTTTGTGAATCCATTCATAACTATTTGTCTTATCGGTCTTGTTATCCTGCCTGTCAGAgaaaatcttctctttttccctgtaGTCTTCTGTTATTACTGTGGCAAAAGAGTCTAGAATTTGCTGTTCCTCCTCGGTCATTCTGTATGAGGGATCTGTTTGAGCAAGCTGgtcaagaaataaaagtggaagCTCTGCTGCaactgtttctgcagctgtcaTGCCATGGTGCCCATCAATTAGTCCGAGAAAGCAGGTATCTGACTTACTTCCATAGTTGTCCACTACAAAAAATCTGTCTTCCATGTCTCTCTGCCACGTGGAATTTTTATCTTGGCAAATTGATAATGCTTTTATTGAAGAGTTTTGTACTTTCTTGAGAGTGTTAACACTGTTTGTATTGTCAGGATGGCAATATGATGTAGAAGCATGACTATCCATAAGAAATTCAAATGATTCATTGATTTTCTGCCGATGTCTTTCAGAATTCGTAGGAAGCTTGGCCACCTTTGAAATTAGCGCCTGTCTCTGAGCTAAAAGGGTTTCATTATCCACCATCATTTGCGAGCTATCATAGCCCAACAAAGTTAGggctttgtgggtttttttgtggttatAAAAACAGCGTGGATATATTGGTTGTTGACACACTGAGCAGAGAATTGGAATGCCTATGGAATCTGCATTCTCAGGTGCCATCATGATGTTCTCCAGATGATCTTCCTCATCTCTGCAGCTTTCATCATAGGGTAGTCTTGCTTTGTCCTGTGATTTTTCCTCCCACGTCATTCTATAAAGGAGTTTAATGTGCTGTGAATTTTCACTTCAGTATTCGATAAGTACGACATCACTGTGTTGTAGGTGACCTGTGTTTGTATAAGAAATTATGTAAAAGGTGTAAAAACTGTTAAAACTTAGTCACACAGCTAGttcaagaactgaaaaaaaaaaaaaaatggaaatagtgCATTATGCAGTTTGTTATCTTACACCTGCTATGGTCTCTGTCACATTTGTTTCCTCATTGTGACTTGATGCATAGCTCTGCGCCTTCACTCTGATGCTGCAGGTATGATGTAGTTTCTCGTCAGGTTTTCTGTACCTAATCCTCACTTTGCAGACATGATAGTGGAGTAGGAGCATATTAAAAACTGAGAGATGAAAAAATACCTGCCAATTTTGTGTGGACCAGTAGCATTGATATCTCTCTTTAATCAAATGTGCTTTAGGAGTAACTGGAAAAACATAAGATTGTATATAGACACACAAGATATATTACATTTACATGGTTTATATTCTATTGGGGTTTTTTGCTCACAAGAGCCAGACTTAGCAATGTTAATGTTCTCATAGTGTAGAATGCACTTTGAAAGTGTCAATTTCTGAATTAAGAAGTAatagggaaaagcaaaatattaccAAGCAGTGTTTGGGCCTTTAGATCTCTGGGAAACTGTCTCTAGTGTCTTGTCAGCTTCCTGTGCTGCATACCCTCTTCTTCAGCCTAACTGATGTTTGGCAGCGTCATCCTATTTCAAGTTTTCCAGAGCTCCCTATTTAAACTTAATACAGCCGCACTTTAAGTAGTTATTTGGCAACTGTTACCTCTTCTAGAACTTTAGCAGGGAAGGATGTTTTTTTTGTCACTCCTTTTGTTCATCTCCTCTGAGTTGTAAGAATCTTAATGAAGTGCCTATGAGCAGCTGAGGCAGATCAATCATAAAatttaacaaaggaaaatttATTCTATAGGGAGTGATAAATGCTAAGGTATTAGCAGAGCTACTTAAACCCTTTTCACACCATTGTATGTGCTGTACTTACGGATGTGAACCTGCATGTGGCTACTGCTCTCAATCTACTGTGGGACCAGTTTATGGTAAGTTCATCCCTCTATTGGAGTAGAGCATCAGggtgctttcagaaatgctacACTGCTTCAGTGGGCAAAATATAAGGAGGTACACGTTCAGAATACCAGCAGAAGGCAATCTTGAACAGAtctctctcttttgttctgCATAATCTGAATTTGAGCCTGCGAAATCGTACAAGCCTTGTCACTGCTGTTCTGGTAGTGATGCATTCCTGTCCAAGGAAGGTTAGGGCTAATATATACAGAAAGAAGGGTAAGCTGCTTTCTGTCAGCCTATTAAATATACCGCGTGTAATGTGAGTTCACATGTAAAAGCTTGTAGGATTACAGACAAGAAGTTGAAAATTTTCAACAAAATGTTAGTTTGGCTTCAGGAAAACTTAGTTCTGAACACTCACACTGTTTATAAAGCTGGAAGTGGGTGTGAGTGCTAACAAATGGCTATTTCAGAGAGCCAGAACAGTCCTGGCTGATTATAGCATGAAATAATCAGGATAATATGTGTAATAATTCATGTAGAATAACAAGATGTGCTGCAATTCTTCAGTTGCAATTTGGCTCAAATTATTAAAACATCAGCCACCTTGTCAGATTTTTATATACGTATATTGATTGTGcatgctatatatatattacagtCTGTAAACTTGGTAGCaataaaaaaaagggaaaaattcaCTTTGATCttttgtgaaggaaaatgaCTTGTTTATATTGTcttctctccttgcttttcCCTCACCAGAAACAGACTTGCAAATATATTGCTGTAGGTTTAAAGGATAGCAGTGAGATATTGCCATTACAATATAGGAAGCTTATGCTCTAGTAGCCtcagagagggaaagagaaaacagttttctagcTCGCTGCAGTTTCCCTCTGCCTATTTAGGGGGCCCTAACCTGGCAGTGTTTAATGTTCTGAGCTAAAAATAGAagtgcagagaagaaaaaaaaaaatagaatagaCAGGAAAGCACTTTTTGAGATTACTTGTTTTCAAGggtaaatattttctctactCATTGTGTTCCAGCTAAGAATGTCTTGGTCAGCTCTCAGTCTGGTTCCAACAAAGGTAAgctgtcctgctgctctgcttgccCATCCACTGCCAAATGCAAGGGAAGAGGCCAAACAGAGGCAGAGCACATAGCTGTGGCCATGAGCTTGTGTGACAGAGCACCATTATCTCAGTAACCCTATTTCTGGCAGCACCCAGTAGCTCTGGCACTTCCAGATGCTTGCTGATCACACAGCAAGgaaactactttttttccttcagttttgccCTGCAgagtggtgtttgtttttttgtttctttttttaagtagtGAAGGTGTTGCTCATGGAGATTTAATGATCCAGGATTTGATTTGCCTCCAGAAGAGTCCCATGTGTCTTCATCTCCTTCTGACATGTCATTCATGTCTCCACCCAGAGCATGCTTCTTCCTGTCCTACCTTTGTCACAGTCAGCAATTAACTTAGTATCTAGCTGAAAACTCCTTCCTTCATGAACTCTGTATTACTGTTACAACTAGCTATGTGTCAGTGGCCTTAGAAAACTCATggatgctgagagctgtgcCAGGAAGGTGCCTGCAGGCCTGAGGGTGACAGGAGGAGGCAAAGAAGATTTGTATGGAGATTGTTGTTTCACTGAGCTTGTAATCATGATTTTACCATCTAatgtgtataaacaggaggctCTGCTGCCAGTCTTCCTTGAACAGGTGAGTTCCTCAAACCTGCATACTGAAACTGTGACAGGGACTCTTGGCATCATTGGGACTGTGTGATGTGA
The window above is part of the Coturnix japonica isolate 7356 chromosome 2, Coturnix japonica 2.1, whole genome shotgun sequence genome. Proteins encoded here:
- the PP2D1 gene encoding protein phosphatase 2C-like domain-containing protein 1 isoform X1; the protein is MLLLLETQMTWEEKSQDKARLPYDESCRDEEDHLENIMMAPENADSIGIPILCSVCQQPIYPRCFYNHKKTHKALTLLGYDSSQMMVDNETLLAQRQALISKVAKLPTNSERHRQKINESFEFLMDSHASTSYCHPDNTNSVNTLKKVQNSSIKALSICQDKNSTWQRDMEDRFFVVDNYGSKSDTCFLGLIDGHHGMTAAETVAAELPLLFLDQLAQTDPSYRMTEEEQQILDSFATVITEDYREKEKIFSDRQDNKTDKTNSYEWIHKAYAKAFWRMDRLLQLGRNEVSRVRWSGCSAVTCLMERLPTENTDDTEERKNLESSMQSSLTSTTEDAAGLLHIANIGNTHAVLCKNGKSYRLSEEHSTSNVREKKRILQNGGNISTNEPDGLVEGHLGTTRGLGYHGDPVLKRSVIPVPHSISVPIDDSCQFLILASNGLWEVLDYNEVCALTLTTFTQYLRMHECIQQNEASLYNCQHLISHTQEELSDPKTMNYQQVETEMLDSSTEIFLPDSKGVLTHGQPKCSRMSYLQSENEVVLKETDDHKDQADSEPTLFSNDEIGLEKRGIKQSVSSTQVSSEELEQSEDTKTYQFSCESQIAGKGGVTSKALYDNAASYISEQLVKAALDAGSRDNITILIVLLNGCDKLPN
- the PP2D1 gene encoding protein phosphatase 2C-like domain-containing protein 1 isoform X2, with the protein product MTWEEKSQDKARLPYDESCRDEEDHLENIMMAPENADSIGIPILCSVCQQPIYPRCFYNHKKTHKALTLLGYDSSQMMVDNETLLAQRQALISKVAKLPTNSERHRQKINESFEFLMDSHASTSYCHPDNTNSVNTLKKVQNSSIKALSICQDKNSTWQRDMEDRFFVVDNYGSKSDTCFLGLIDGHHGMTAAETVAAELPLLFLDQLAQTDPSYRMTEEEQQILDSFATVITEDYREKEKIFSDRQDNKTDKTNSYEWIHKAYAKAFWRMDRLLQLGRNEVSRVRWSGCSAVTCLMERLPTENTDDTEERKNLESSMQSSLTSTTEDAAGLLHIANIGNTHAVLCKNGKSYRLSEEHSTSNVREKKRILQNGGNISTNEPDGLVEGHLGTTRGLGYHGDPVLKRSVIPVPHSISVPIDDSCQFLILASNGLWEVLDYNEVCALTLTTFTQYLRMHECIQQNEASLYNCQHLISHTQEELSDPKTMNYQQVETEMLDSSTEIFLPDSKGVLTHGQPKCSRMSYLQSENEVVLKETDDHKDQADSEPTLFSNDEIGLEKRGIKQSVSSTQVSSEELEQSEDTKTYQFSCESQIAGKGGVTSKALYDNAASYISEQLVKAALDAGSRDNITILIVLLNGCDKLPN